One segment of Haliotis asinina isolate JCU_RB_2024 chromosome 12, JCU_Hal_asi_v2, whole genome shotgun sequence DNA contains the following:
- the LOC137257660 gene encoding tubulin beta-4 chain-like encodes MREIVHVQAGQCGNQIGSKFWEVIADEHGIDPTGSYHGDADNQLERISVYFTEAQGAKYVPRAVLVDLEPGTMDAVRSGAFGQLFRPDNFVFGQTGAGNNWAKGHYTEGAELVDAVLDVVRKESESCDCLQGFQLAHSLGGGTGSGMGTLLINKIREEYPDRIMSTFSVVPSPKVSDTVVEPYNATLSVHQLVENTDETFCIDNEALYDICFRTLKLSTPTYGDLNHLVSATMSGVTTSLRFPGQLNADLRKLAVNMVPFPRLHFFMPGFAPLTSRGSQSYRAVSVPELTQQMFDAKNMMAACDPRHGRYLTVAAMFRGLMSMKEVDEQMLNVQNRNSSYFVEWIPNNVKTSVCDVPPKGLKMSGTFVGNSTAIQELFKRISEQFTAMFRRKAFLHWYTGEGMDEMEFTEAESNMNDLVSEYQQYQDASLEDADLLEEGEEEETDTQQYA; translated from the exons ATGAGAGAAATAGTGCACGTACAAGCGGGCCAGTGCGGCAATCAGATTGGATCAAAG tTCTGGGAAGTAATTGCCGACGAACATGGTATTGACCCGACCGGCTCCTACCACGGCGACGCTGACAACCAGCTTGAGAGGATCAGCGTGTACTTCACGGAGGCTCAAG GTGCGAAATATGTTCCGAGAGCCGTTCTTGTTGACCTCGAGCCTGGCACAATGGACGCTGTCCGATCCGGCGCATTCGGTCAGCTGTTCCGGCCAGACAACTTCGTGTTTGGACAGACGGGAGCGGGCAACAACTGGGCAAAGGGTCACTACACAGAAGGGGCTGAGCTCGTAGATGCTGTTCTAGATGTGGTCCGTAAAGAGTCAGAAAGCTGTGACTGTCTTCAAGGATTCCAGCTGGCACATTCCTTGGGAGGGGGGACCGGGTCAGGCATGGGCACCCTCCTCATTAACAAGATCAGGGAGGAGTACCCCGACAGAATCATGTCAACATTCTCGGTTGTCCCATCTCCAAAG GTGTCCGACACAGTTGTGGAACCATACAACGCCACTCTGTCAGTCCATCAGCTTGTAGAGAACACAGACGAAACTTTCTGCATCGACAACGAGGCTCTGTACGACATTTGCTTCAGGACTCTTAAGCTGAGCACACCCACCTACGGTGACCTCAACCATCTGGTTTCTGCCACCATGTCCGGAGTGACCACATCCTTGCGGTTTCCCGGACAACTGAACGCCGATCTCCGTAAACTTGCTGTCAACATGGTGCCCTTCCCCCGTCTTCACTTCTTCATGCCAGGGTTCGCTCCCCTTACTTCCAGAGGTAGTCAAAGTTACCGAGCCGTTTCAGTGCCCGAACTCACCCAACAGATGTTCGATGCCAAGAACATGATGGCCGCCTGTGATCCCCGTCACGGCAGATACCTTACTGTGGCTGCCATGTTCCGTGGACTCATGTCCATGAAGGAGGTCGATGAACAGATGCTCAACGTCCAGAATAGAAACAGCAGCTACTTCGTTGAATGGATCCCCAATAATGTCAAGACATCCGTATGTGACGTTCCTCCAAAAGGCCTGAAGATGTCAGGAACCTTTGTGGGCAACAGCACTGCCATCCAGGAGCTGTTCAAGCGCATCTCCGAGCAGTTCACGGCCATGTTCAGGAGAAAGGCTTTCCTCCATTGGTACACTGGCGAGGGCATGGATGAGATGGAGTTCACTGAGGCCGAGTCCAACATGAACGACTTGGTGTCTGAGTACCAGCAGTACCAGGACGCATCTCTTGAAGATGCAGACCTCCtggaggagggggaggaggaggagacaGACACCCAGCAATATGCCTGA
- the LOC137257551 gene encoding valacyclovir hydrolase-like, whose amino-acid sequence MGIILSCYCRKLWTLGRKKFSVLGFSDGGTTGLILAAQYPEHIRKLVVWGANTYVNEKDIEIQRGMEDIGHWTASARSRYSQLYEDGYLRAHCSKWVKASRNCLAHSKFMFTDSQSDICKAELENITCPTFILHGMKDPLTTTEHPVYLSKHIKNSRLHIIPEGNHHIHMFRADEFNKMVEEFLLECGWTDLIKFT is encoded by the exons ATGGGGATCATACTGTCCTGTTACTGCCGGAAGCTTTGG ACTCTCGGGCGAAAGAAGTTTTCTGTGCTTGGATTCAGCGATGGTGGAACTACAGGTTTGATCCTCGCTGCACAATACCCAGAACATATTCGGAAGCTGGTCGTATGGGGAGCCAACACCTACGTTAACGAGAAAGACATCGAGATACAACGAG gtatggaggacattggtcACTGGACTGCCAGCGCCAGGAGTCGGTACAGCCAGCTGTATGAGGATGGGTACCTGCGGGCTCATTGCAGCAAATGGGTCAAAGCAAGCAGAAACTGCCTCGCACACAGCAAATTTATGTTCACTGatagtcaga GTGACATCTGCAAGGCGGAACTGGAGAACATCACCTGTCCGACGTTTATCCTCCATGGTATGAAGGACCCTCTGACGACCACAGAACATCCCGTGTATCTCAGCAAACATATAAAGAACTCAAG GTTGCACATTATACCGGAGGGAAATCACCACATTCATATGTTCAGAGCTGACGAATTCAACAAGATGGTGGAAGAATTTCTCCTGGAATGTGGGTGGACAGACTTGATAAAGTTTACATAA